The Henckelia pumila isolate YLH828 chromosome 2, ASM3356847v2, whole genome shotgun sequence genome includes a window with the following:
- the LOC140883893 gene encoding plasmodesmata-located protein 2-like produces MGPCPSLLCFLILPLFFIFVSATDNTNLVFKGCADQKFQDFNGVYRQTLENLFQSLKSQSSATKFYKTTSGDGLSAINGAFQCRGDLSNGDCNGCVSKAPDLAEKLCGQAIAARVQLNGCYLRYEISGFRQVSGTELLYKICGSNRASGSGFGDRLDLALGEIVKGLTNGNSGFYAGQYQSVYVLGQCEGDLSGGDCVSCVKSAVDRAKSECGSSISAQIYLQECYISYTYYPNGVNSGQSSLSSSGTGRNTQKTVAIVLGGLVGVGLVMACLLFAKSAFKKKTHTYKYGG; encoded by the exons ATGGGTCCATGTCCATCTCTCCTCTGCTTCCTAATACTGCCTCTCTTCTTCATTTTCGTCTCTGCCACTGATAACACAAACCTCGTTTTCAAAGGCTGCGCGGACCAGAAATTCCAAGACTTCAATGGGGTTTACAGGCAAACGCTGGAGAATCTGTTCCAGTCTTTGAAATCCCAGTCCTCAGCTACCAAGTTCTACAAAACCACTTCCGGTGATGGACTATCGGCCATCAATGGCGCCTTTCAATGCAGAGGGGATCTCTCAAACGGGGACTGCAACGGCTGCGTCTCGAAAGCCCCTGATTTGGCTGAAAAGCTTTGCGGGCAAGCTATTGCCGCGAGAGTCCAGCTGAATGGGTGCTATTTGAGGTACGAGATTTCTGGGTTCAGACAGGTGAGTGGGACTGAGTTGTTGTACAAGATTTGCGGGTCGAACCGGGCCAGCGGGTCCGGGTTTGGGGATAGATTGGACTTGGCTTTAGGGGAGATAGTGAAGGGTTTGACGAATGGGAACAGTGGTTTTTACGCTGGTCAGTATCAGTCTGTGTATGTTCTGGGTCAGTGTGAAGGTGATTTGAGCGGTGGGGACTGTGTGAGTTGTGTGAAAAGTGCCGTGGACAGAGCTAAATCCGAGTGTGGCAGCTCGATTTCAGCTCAAATATATCTTCAAGAATGCTATATTAGCTATACTTATTACCCAAATGGGGTGAACAGTGGCCAATCATCGCTTTCATCATCAG GGACGGGAAGGAATACACAGAAGACAGTTGCTATTGTGCTTGGAGGACTTGTGGGTGTGGGGCTGGTAATGGCTTGTTTGTTGTTTGCAAAATCTGCTTTCAAGAAAAAGACTCATACATACAAGTATGGTGGATAA